From Actinopolyspora lacussalsi, a single genomic window includes:
- a CDS encoding large subunit ribosomal protein L25 (product_source=KO:K02897; cath_funfam=2.170.120.20,2.40.240.10; cog=COG1825; ko=KO:K02897; pfam=PF01386,PF14693; superfamily=50715; tigrfam=TIGR00731): MSEVRLAAEQRNEFGKGAARRYRRAGKIPAVLYGHGSDPKHLSLPTVDFARVVRENGRNAVLTLDVTGEKSELALCKEITTHPTKNYIEHVDLLLVKRGEKVTVNVPVVVTGEAAPGTLVAQDANEIQLEVEATHIPEQLEISIQGVEAGTQFHAPDVTLPRGATLQSGEDVLVVNISEAPTEAEMESEIDTSGAGVVEEASEEETANE, from the coding sequence GTGTCCGAAGTACGTCTCGCAGCGGAACAGCGCAACGAGTTCGGCAAGGGAGCCGCCCGCAGGTACCGCCGGGCGGGCAAGATCCCCGCGGTGCTCTACGGCCACGGTTCCGACCCGAAGCACCTCTCGCTGCCTACCGTGGATTTCGCCCGCGTGGTCCGTGAGAACGGCCGCAACGCCGTGCTGACCCTCGATGTGACGGGTGAGAAGAGCGAGCTCGCCCTGTGCAAGGAGATCACCACTCACCCGACCAAGAACTACATCGAGCACGTGGACCTGCTGCTGGTCAAGCGCGGCGAGAAGGTCACCGTCAACGTGCCGGTCGTGGTCACCGGTGAGGCCGCTCCCGGAACCCTGGTCGCCCAGGACGCGAACGAGATCCAGCTCGAGGTCGAGGCCACCCACATCCCGGAGCAGCTGGAGATCTCGATCCAGGGCGTCGAGGCCGGCACCCAGTTCCACGCCCCGGACGTGACCCTGCCGCGCGGCGCCACGCTGCAGAGCGGCGAGGACGTCCTGGTCGTGAACATCTCCGAGGCCCCGACCGAGGCCGAGATGGAGTCGGAGATCGACACCAGCGGTGCCGGGGTCGTCGAGGAGGCTTCCGAAGAGGAGACCGCGAACGAGTGA
- a CDS encoding hypothetical protein (product_source=Hypo-rule applied; transmembrane_helix_parts=Outside_1_4,TMhelix_5_27,Inside_28_46,TMhelix_47_69,Outside_70_114,TMhelix_115_137,Inside_138_147) translates to MEDLASELATLLLVGTPWLVLGKFLHWLTTGRISLARRGSSGVRVELVGWLLLATLDAHTAALWSGIANQPEDVCETNPWKLSSDVYIESSSLFDYPVTTHCVWPDGHTMSLVPWQLNAATLLLFTTAVAVVVHTAVRAHRHRSTRR, encoded by the coding sequence GTGGAAGACCTCGCGAGCGAGCTCGCCACACTGCTGCTGGTCGGCACTCCTTGGCTGGTCCTCGGCAAGTTCCTGCACTGGCTCACGACGGGACGAATCTCGCTCGCGCGACGCGGATCCAGCGGGGTGAGGGTCGAGCTCGTGGGCTGGCTGCTGCTGGCGACGCTGGACGCCCACACCGCCGCGCTGTGGTCCGGCATCGCCAATCAGCCGGAAGACGTGTGCGAAACGAACCCGTGGAAACTGAGCTCCGATGTCTACATCGAGAGCAGTTCCCTCTTCGACTACCCGGTCACAACACACTGCGTGTGGCCCGACGGGCACACCATGAGCCTGGTGCCCTGGCAACTCAACGCCGCGACCCTGCTGCTTTTCACAACGGCGGTCGCGGTCGTCGTGCACACCGCCGTCCGCGCCCACCGCCACCGAAGCACACGACGGTAG
- a CDS encoding hypothetical protein (product_source=Hypo-rule applied), with amino-acid sequence MEKSSSTKGIEKLAFTSSGMELKLGDGNFVIPLTGSVIMEGEPPVTPGRTTSVDIRNLKAHSVSPEDASPRQNSSAQQGLGEVRIEQSTDASSSLTMIRQFPPRFVQPLITGLDISIENPPESLRERVTPRGTRQEPLVLTTKNPVELVGRLESFPPRGAKYEPREPVELVPEDDSSTTIGRILDLPATVDVL; translated from the coding sequence GTGGAGAAGTCGAGCTCGACGAAAGGTATCGAGAAGCTTGCCTTCACCTCATCCGGCATGGAGCTCAAGCTGGGTGACGGGAACTTCGTGATTCCGCTGACGGGCTCGGTGATCATGGAAGGCGAGCCCCCGGTGACACCGGGACGGACCACTTCCGTCGATATCAGAAACCTGAAAGCACACTCGGTTTCCCCCGAAGACGCATCTCCCCGGCAGAACTCCTCGGCCCAGCAGGGCCTCGGAGAGGTCCGCATCGAACAGAGCACCGACGCGAGCAGTTCACTGACCATGATCCGGCAATTCCCACCGAGGTTCGTGCAGCCCCTGATCACCGGCTTGGACATCTCGATCGAGAACCCGCCCGAAAGCCTGCGGGAGCGGGTGACTCCTCGCGGAACACGGCAAGAACCTCTTGTCCTGACCACGAAGAACCCGGTCGAACTCGTCGGCCGGCTCGAGAGCTTCCCGCCCAGGGGCGCGAAGTACGAACCGCGGGAACCTGTCGAGCTCGTTCCGGAGGACGACTCGAGTACAACGATAGGCCGTATTCTCGACCTCCCCGCGACGGTCGATGTTCTCTGA
- a CDS encoding hypothetical protein (product_source=Hypo-rule applied; smart=SM00287; transmembrane_helix_parts=Outside_1_3,TMhelix_4_23,Inside_24_42,TMhelix_43_65,Outside_66_159) has protein sequence MALLASHVTSFGANLFLSFWGLLMSGKKIVNGVSSRLFRRFVFPVLSLVFVAVFSFSVSAGTAAAEPYPCGDRGETGLCADNLRALNVRTGPATSYTALSRAPEGKSMAIDCWSFGESIKGDNIWYYITWVSSFDGHSGFVTGYYLNTGPDPAPGIPQC, from the coding sequence GTGGCGCTGTTGGCGTCTCATGTGACTTCGTTTGGTGCGAACCTGTTTTTGTCTTTTTGGGGTTTATTGATGAGTGGCAAGAAAATCGTAAACGGCGTGTCGAGTAGGCTTTTCCGGCGTTTCGTCTTCCCGGTGCTCAGTCTGGTTTTCGTCGCCGTTTTCTCGTTTTCCGTGAGCGCGGGGACTGCGGCGGCCGAGCCCTATCCGTGTGGGGATCGGGGGGAGACCGGCTTGTGCGCGGACAATCTGCGTGCCCTGAACGTCCGGACGGGGCCCGCCACGTCCTATACCGCGCTTTCCCGTGCTCCCGAGGGCAAGTCGATGGCCATAGACTGCTGGAGCTTCGGGGAGTCGATCAAGGGCGACAACATCTGGTACTACATAACCTGGGTGTCTTCCTTCGACGGTCACTCCGGTTTCGTCACCGGGTACTACCTGAACACTGGACCTGATCCAGCTCCTGGTATTCCTCAGTGCTAG
- a CDS encoding peptidoglycan hydrolase-like protein with peptidoglycan-binding domain (product_source=COG3409; cath_funfam=1.10.101.10; cog=COG3409; pfam=PF01471,PF08924; superfamily=47090,51445): protein MDEKVLKAQQWVNTTYGNVAGYQKCDEDGRTGWSTMWSLTMGLQHELGISPVVANFGPGTLEGVRELGDIGFGWDANPNIVRIIQHALFCKGYWGANSYGGYGTVTTEAVKEMRGNMGLPEGGTGTSGGQVTPKIFKALLTMDSYIILGGGRQEVREIQRWLNGRYWTRPNYFIGPCEGHFSRDVQQALMKALQYEMNVPGPNGNFGPGTEEGLRRNPQSLGSSGPITQLFHAACIFNEPVPGAPAGVGFRDNYTSATATFVREFQEFSALPVTGDGDFTTWAQLLVSTGDPDRPADSCDTRFTITASRARALYEAGYRAVGRYLAEPPSSDLDKEIKDGELQNIFDAGLRCFPIWQYNARDLEDFNYSSGYQHGLQAHDRGEHYGFNWGTVIYFAVDYDATDPEITSNIIPYFQGVQGALNSQGSRFIPGVYGSRNVCARASSEAYVSHSFVSGMSWGFSGNLGFPLPLNWAFNQIKEFEFHNGDDVFDLDRVVHRPGKDFGADSINRDTTPVDDFLAYLEQVHELARSYDSSRASKLTLEWMRYPKYNDWKWRANFELVDEGFVAKCRDAGLRTSKHHNYQDPSAGVTIHVDHLCATANAYLLEGAGSRAGIELGDLGGWCGDLITFYGEWVRDEDENKDGHKYAMDRLAKSNVRTTFMLNDLVEDVDGYHIGLAVKAGANVVTEFRNLLSGGGHQSRFGRFFSDRYGSTTDVVNGAVACLTGAPADPVDATKYAASRKGLIIKQNGTFVDPLSITQSDLRAFCQGYADTLNSLRGLEGN, encoded by the coding sequence ATGGACGAAAAGGTTCTCAAAGCCCAGCAATGGGTGAACACCACCTACGGCAACGTGGCCGGATACCAGAAATGCGACGAGGACGGCCGCACCGGGTGGAGCACCATGTGGTCCCTCACGATGGGGCTGCAGCACGAACTGGGCATCTCGCCGGTGGTCGCCAACTTCGGCCCCGGCACCCTCGAGGGGGTGCGGGAACTCGGTGACATCGGGTTCGGCTGGGACGCCAATCCCAACATCGTGCGGATCATCCAGCACGCCCTGTTCTGCAAGGGCTACTGGGGCGCGAACAGCTACGGCGGTTACGGAACCGTGACCACCGAGGCCGTCAAGGAGATGCGGGGCAACATGGGCCTGCCGGAGGGCGGGACGGGAACCTCCGGCGGCCAGGTCACCCCGAAGATCTTCAAGGCGTTGCTGACGATGGACTCCTACATCATCCTCGGCGGCGGCAGGCAGGAGGTGCGGGAGATCCAGCGCTGGTTGAACGGCCGGTACTGGACGAGGCCGAACTACTTCATCGGCCCGTGTGAGGGTCATTTCTCGCGCGACGTGCAGCAGGCGTTGATGAAGGCCCTGCAGTACGAGATGAACGTTCCCGGCCCGAACGGGAACTTCGGCCCCGGCACCGAGGAGGGGCTCAGGCGGAACCCGCAGTCCCTCGGTTCCTCCGGTCCGATCACCCAGCTGTTCCACGCCGCGTGCATCTTCAACGAACCGGTGCCCGGTGCACCGGCCGGCGTGGGGTTCCGGGACAACTACACCTCCGCGACAGCCACGTTCGTCAGGGAGTTCCAGGAATTCTCCGCGCTCCCCGTCACCGGAGACGGCGATTTCACGACCTGGGCGCAGCTGCTGGTGTCCACGGGTGATCCCGACCGCCCGGCCGACTCGTGTGACACGCGGTTCACCATCACCGCTTCCCGCGCCCGGGCGTTGTACGAGGCCGGCTACCGCGCTGTGGGCCGCTACCTCGCCGAGCCCCCGAGCAGCGACCTGGACAAGGAGATCAAGGACGGGGAGTTGCAGAATATCTTCGACGCGGGCCTTCGGTGCTTCCCAATCTGGCAGTACAACGCTCGCGATCTGGAGGACTTCAACTACTCCTCCGGGTACCAGCACGGTCTGCAAGCCCACGATCGGGGAGAGCACTACGGGTTCAACTGGGGAACCGTGATCTACTTCGCCGTCGACTACGACGCCACGGATCCGGAGATCACCTCGAACATCATCCCCTACTTCCAGGGAGTGCAGGGCGCCCTCAACAGCCAGGGGAGCAGATTCATCCCCGGCGTGTACGGCTCGCGGAACGTGTGCGCCCGAGCCAGCTCCGAGGCGTACGTGTCGCACTCCTTCGTGTCCGGCATGTCCTGGGGCTTCTCCGGCAACCTCGGTTTCCCGCTGCCGCTGAACTGGGCGTTCAACCAGATCAAGGAGTTCGAGTTCCACAACGGCGACGACGTCTTCGACCTCGACCGAGTGGTTCATCGACCGGGCAAGGACTTCGGGGCCGACTCGATCAACCGCGACACCACTCCGGTGGACGACTTCCTCGCCTACCTGGAACAGGTCCACGAGCTGGCGCGGTCCTACGACTCGTCCCGCGCCTCCAAGCTCACGCTGGAGTGGATGCGCTATCCCAAGTACAACGACTGGAAGTGGCGCGCTAACTTCGAGCTCGTAGACGAAGGTTTCGTCGCGAAGTGCCGTGATGCCGGTCTGCGGACTTCCAAGCACCACAACTACCAGGATCCCTCCGCCGGGGTGACGATCCACGTGGATCACCTGTGCGCCACGGCGAACGCCTACCTCCTGGAAGGCGCCGGTAGCCGCGCCGGGATCGAACTCGGTGACCTGGGTGGTTGGTGCGGTGATCTGATCACCTTCTACGGCGAGTGGGTCCGGGACGAGGACGAGAACAAGGACGGCCACAAGTACGCCATGGACCGGCTGGCGAAGTCGAACGTGCGGACGACGTTCATGCTGAACGACCTGGTCGAGGACGTCGACGGCTACCACATCGGCTTGGCGGTCAAGGCGGGCGCGAACGTGGTGACCGAGTTCCGGAACCTGCTCAGCGGTGGTGGGCACCAGTCCCGTTTCGGCAGGTTCTTCTCCGACCGGTACGGCAGTACGACGGACGTCGTGAACGGGGCCGTGGCATGCTTGACCGGCGCGCCCGCCGACCCCGTCGACGCCACGAAGTACGCGGCCTCCCGCAAGGGGCTGATCATCAAGCAGAACGGCACGTTCGTCGATCCGCTGTCGATCACCCAGTCCGATCTGCGTGCGTTCTGCCAGGGCTACGCCGACACGCTCAACTCACTGCGCGGCCTGGAAGGAAACTGA
- a CDS encoding fatty-acyl-CoA synthase (product_source=KO:K00666; cath_funfam=2.30.38.10,3.30.300.30,3.40.50.980; cog=COG0318; ko=KO:K00666; pfam=PF00501; superfamily=56801), whose product MSHFTEMVAAAAAADHGPGTRGLVTGEPDAPRCRSWWQVRESALRMSAALRSAAEFPPVRRGDAVAVLAARPDFVVPAVQAAWLAGASVTMLHQPTPRTDLEVWAADTLRVTRMIDARLVLLGEPFREFAPVLAEQGIRFRELDELSGADTAPTEEVPTGEDDLALLQLTSGSSAEPKAVRITHGNLHHNTRAITAAARLSPEHDVAVSWLPLFHDMGMVGCLAVPMALGMRLVKVTPADFLARPSLWPDLIGRYGGTVTAAPNFAYAIAARGMERAEQGEFDLSTLRFALNGAEPVDPDTVERFLAAGAGFGLRPESVVCAFGMAEATLAVSFAPANAGMSVDTVDPEELRSRRRAVPTETETSGVRGFAKLGPPLPGMEVVVVDESGSPLPERSVGGLLIRGAAVTPGYLTVHGPVAATDEDGWLDTGDEGYLVDGQLVVCGRRKEVIVLGGRNVHPADIERAACAVPGVRAGNAAAVRRDADTRREHFAVIVESRSAGDETEERRLRKEVAAKIFGEVGARPSTVLVVAPGSLPKTPSGKLRRGAGAELLS is encoded by the coding sequence GTGAGCCACTTCACGGAAATGGTGGCCGCCGCGGCCGCCGCGGATCACGGTCCCGGCACTCGCGGCCTGGTCACCGGTGAGCCGGACGCGCCCCGCTGCCGGAGCTGGTGGCAGGTACGCGAGTCCGCGTTGCGGATGTCGGCCGCGCTGCGTTCCGCCGCGGAGTTCCCGCCGGTGCGCCGTGGTGACGCGGTGGCGGTCCTCGCCGCGAGACCGGACTTCGTGGTTCCCGCGGTGCAGGCGGCCTGGCTGGCGGGTGCTTCGGTGACGATGCTGCACCAGCCCACGCCGCGCACCGATCTCGAGGTCTGGGCCGCCGACACACTGCGCGTCACCCGGATGATCGACGCCAGGCTGGTGCTGCTCGGCGAGCCGTTCCGCGAGTTCGCCCCGGTGTTGGCCGAGCAGGGCATCAGGTTCCGCGAACTGGACGAGCTCTCGGGGGCGGACACCGCGCCGACCGAGGAGGTTCCCACCGGCGAGGACGACCTCGCGCTGCTGCAATTGACCAGCGGCTCCTCGGCCGAGCCCAAGGCGGTGCGGATCACGCACGGCAATCTCCACCACAACACCCGCGCGATCACGGCCGCCGCACGGTTGTCCCCCGAGCACGACGTGGCGGTCTCGTGGCTGCCGCTGTTCCACGACATGGGCATGGTCGGTTGTCTGGCCGTGCCGATGGCCCTGGGCATGCGGCTGGTGAAGGTCACCCCGGCCGACTTCCTGGCGCGGCCCTCGCTGTGGCCGGACCTGATCGGGCGGTACGGCGGAACCGTCACCGCCGCGCCGAACTTCGCCTACGCCATCGCGGCACGTGGCATGGAACGAGCCGAGCAGGGTGAGTTCGACCTGTCCACGCTGCGGTTCGCCCTCAACGGTGCCGAGCCGGTGGATCCCGACACGGTGGAGCGGTTCCTCGCCGCGGGAGCCGGATTCGGACTGCGGCCGGAAAGCGTCGTGTGCGCCTTCGGCATGGCTGAGGCGACCCTGGCCGTCTCGTTCGCGCCCGCCAACGCCGGTATGAGCGTGGACACCGTGGACCCGGAGGAGCTCCGGTCGCGTCGGCGGGCCGTTCCCACCGAGACGGAAACGTCCGGGGTACGCGGGTTCGCGAAACTCGGCCCCCCGCTTCCCGGGATGGAGGTCGTGGTGGTCGACGAGTCCGGTTCGCCGCTGCCGGAGCGCAGCGTGGGTGGTCTGCTGATCCGTGGTGCCGCCGTGACACCCGGGTACCTGACGGTGCACGGGCCGGTAGCGGCCACCGACGAGGACGGGTGGCTGGACACCGGTGACGAGGGGTATCTGGTGGACGGGCAGCTGGTGGTGTGCGGGCGCCGCAAGGAAGTGATCGTGCTCGGCGGTCGCAACGTGCACCCCGCCGACATCGAGCGGGCCGCCTGCGCGGTCCCGGGTGTGCGTGCCGGAAACGCCGCTGCCGTGCGCAGGGACGCCGATACGCGACGCGAGCACTTCGCGGTGATCGTGGAGTCCCGTTCCGCGGGCGACGAGACCGAGGAACGCCGACTGCGCAAGGAAGTCGCCGCGAAGATATTCGGCGAGGTGGGGGCGCGTCCTTCCACGGTGCTCGTGGTCGCACCGGGTTCGCTGCCCAAGACACCCTCCGGCAAGCTCCGGCGCGGCGCCGGTGCCGAGCTGCTGTCCTGA
- a CDS encoding PTH1 family peptidyl-tRNA hydrolase (product_source=KO:K01056; cath_funfam=3.40.50.1470; cog=COG0193; ko=KO:K01056; pfam=PF01195; superfamily=53178; tigrfam=TIGR00447), with protein MSTRDSEDADRLALIVGLGNPGPRYAGNRHNVGFLVTDELAERVGGKFKRHKSGADIAEGRLDGTRVALAKSRSLMNLSGGPVAGAARFYKVAPESVIVIHDELDLAYGTVRLKRGGGENGHNGLRSISKSLGTRDYLRVRFGVDRPPGRMDPADYVLRDFSRTERSELGFFVDRCADAVSTLAAKGLEAAQNEFH; from the coding sequence GTGAGTACACGGGACAGTGAAGACGCGGACCGGCTCGCACTGATCGTCGGGCTGGGGAATCCGGGACCGCGCTACGCGGGCAACCGACACAACGTGGGATTCCTGGTGACCGACGAACTGGCCGAACGCGTCGGTGGCAAGTTCAAACGGCACAAGTCCGGGGCCGACATCGCCGAGGGCAGACTGGACGGTACCCGTGTCGCGCTGGCCAAGTCCCGCTCGCTGATGAACCTGTCCGGCGGCCCCGTGGCGGGAGCCGCCCGGTTCTACAAGGTCGCTCCGGAGTCGGTGATCGTGATCCACGACGAGCTGGACCTGGCATACGGCACCGTCCGACTGAAGCGGGGCGGCGGCGAGAACGGCCACAACGGGCTCCGCTCCATCAGCAAGTCGCTCGGCACTCGCGACTACCTGCGGGTGCGGTTCGGGGTGGACCGCCCGCCGGGGCGGATGGATCCGGCCGACTACGTGCTGCGTGACTTCTCGCGCACCGAGCGATCCGAACTCGGGTTCTTCGTCGATCGCTGCGCCGACGCGGTGTCGACACTGGCGGCCAAGGGCCTGGAGGCCGCGCAGAACGAGTTCCACTGA
- a CDS encoding hypothetical protein (product_source=Hypo-rule applied; cleavage_site_network=SignalP-noTM; transmembrane_helix_parts=Inside_1_8,TMhelix_9_31,Outside_32_214): MTSIDRRHFFALGGMALGAASLTSLPATALASPATSTWRRRKSVNGWSVLGGNEAERFPVEGSNLSVELAPAAAPVLLYVARRFVYDIESQLQPGEITGHTTDTRVRAPYESTYLSGSGITIRPLFYPVGAESGFFEEQRIVIRDILADCEGLVAWGGDLDPVKESHFHITTPPTSGRYRALAAKIGGWDDEPGKGAGSINAFAPRRLARARPN; this comes from the coding sequence ATGACAAGCATCGACCGACGACACTTCTTCGCCCTGGGCGGCATGGCACTCGGCGCCGCCTCACTCACCTCCCTGCCCGCCACCGCACTCGCTTCCCCGGCCACGTCGACGTGGCGGCGGCGGAAGAGCGTCAACGGCTGGTCGGTTCTCGGCGGGAACGAGGCCGAACGGTTCCCTGTGGAGGGCAGCAACCTGTCCGTGGAACTGGCCCCCGCAGCGGCACCGGTGTTGCTGTACGTGGCACGGCGGTTCGTCTACGACATCGAGTCCCAGCTGCAACCCGGGGAGATCACCGGGCACACCACGGACACCCGCGTCCGGGCTCCCTACGAGTCGACGTACCTGTCGGGCAGCGGTATCACGATCCGTCCGCTGTTCTACCCCGTAGGAGCGGAAAGCGGGTTCTTCGAGGAGCAGCGGATCGTGATCCGCGACATCCTCGCCGACTGCGAAGGGCTCGTGGCCTGGGGCGGCGACCTGGATCCGGTCAAGGAGTCCCACTTCCACATCACCACACCACCCACCAGTGGCCGTTACCGCGCTCTCGCGGCCAAGATCGGCGGCTGGGACGACGAACCGGGCAAGGGGGCGGGCAGCATCAACGCCTTCGCCCCGCGGCGACTCGCACGAGCGCGGCCCAACTGA
- a CDS encoding hypothetical protein (product_source=Hypo-rule applied; transmembrane_helix_parts=Outside_1_3,TMhelix_4_22,Inside_23_33,TMhelix_34_56,Outside_57_114,TMhelix_115_137,Inside_138_151) — protein MEDFAIEFTTLLLFATPLLILVKILQMLLTQRLPLLARGSGWGMFELVTWLLVAALDSHNLALWSGIANQPEDVCETNPWKLSSDVYIESSSLFDYPVTTHCVWPDGHTMSLVPWQLNAATLLFFTTAVAVTAYAALRAHRRRRARQHTTP, from the coding sequence ATGGAGGACTTCGCGATCGAGTTCACCACGCTGCTGCTGTTCGCCACGCCGCTGCTGATTCTCGTCAAAATTCTGCAGATGCTGTTGACGCAGCGGCTACCACTTTTAGCACGCGGCTCCGGGTGGGGGATGTTCGAGCTCGTGACCTGGCTGTTAGTGGCCGCTCTGGACTCCCACAATCTCGCGCTGTGGTCTGGTATCGCCAATCAGCCGGAAGACGTGTGCGAAACGAACCCGTGGAAACTGAGCTCCGATGTCTACATCGAGAGCAGTTCCCTCTTCGACTACCCGGTCACAACACACTGCGTGTGGCCCGACGGGCACACCATGAGCCTGGTGCCCTGGCAACTCAACGCCGCGACCCTGCTGTTTTTCACAACGGCGGTCGCGGTCACCGCCTACGCCGCCTTGCGCGCCCATCGGCGCCGGAGAGCACGGCAGCACACCACGCCGTAG
- a CDS encoding Mn2+/Fe2+ NRAMP family transporter (product_source=COG1914; cath_funfam=1.20.5.70; cog=COG1914; pfam=PF01566; superfamily=53067; transmembrane_helix_parts=Inside_1_20,TMhelix_21_43,Outside_44_47,TMhelix_48_70,Inside_71_90,TMhelix_91_113,Outside_114_127,TMhelix_128_145,Inside_146_156,TMhelix_157_179,Outside_180_193,TMhelix_194_216,Inside_217_235,TMhelix_236_258,Outside_259_287,TMhelix_288_310,Inside_311_334,TMhelix_335_352,Outside_353_361,TMhelix_362_384,Inside_385_396,TMhelix_397_415,Outside_416_423), producing the protein MTAETTASEPTSTDWRSRLRRVGPGIMAAATGVGAGDLVATLVAGSRFGYALFWAILLGTVFKMGIGEAVGRWHLGSGSTILAGWRSLGRWATGFFGVYIVLWGFVYGATAMSATGLPLNALFPALSVRYWGMICGVVGLVLVWLGRYRLLERLMTILVGVMFVAVVGTAVLVGPNLVALGGGIVPRLPEGSLAYVLGLMGGVGGTITMAAYGYWTMAKGWRTPRWIPFMRTDNAVGYITTGIFVVAMLIVGSELLLGQGMADGDRGLLELGQRLAADYGQWARLPFLVGFLAVTFTSLLGVWNGVSLLFADWWRTWWSREETGSDPGSTVGMRSWPFRGYVLWLTVPPMSLLFLDKPFQLTIAYGVLGALFMPFLAGTLLVLLNSGRMPAAHRSRWLSNTVLALCLVLFVVLALDKLIGYVS; encoded by the coding sequence ATGACTGCCGAGACCACCGCGAGTGAGCCAACGAGCACGGACTGGCGCAGCAGGCTCCGGCGCGTCGGGCCGGGCATCATGGCAGCCGCCACCGGCGTCGGCGCGGGTGACCTGGTCGCCACACTGGTGGCGGGATCACGCTTCGGGTACGCGCTGTTCTGGGCGATCCTGCTCGGCACCGTTTTCAAGATGGGGATCGGCGAGGCGGTGGGACGCTGGCACCTCGGCTCCGGCAGCACCATTCTCGCCGGTTGGCGCTCGCTCGGACGCTGGGCCACCGGATTCTTCGGCGTCTACATCGTGCTGTGGGGCTTCGTCTACGGCGCTACCGCCATGTCGGCCACCGGCCTGCCGCTGAACGCGCTGTTCCCGGCGCTGTCCGTGCGCTACTGGGGGATGATCTGCGGCGTGGTCGGCCTGGTGCTGGTTTGGCTGGGCCGGTACCGGCTGCTGGAACGGCTGATGACGATCCTGGTCGGCGTCATGTTCGTGGCCGTGGTGGGAACCGCGGTGCTGGTCGGACCGAATCTCGTCGCGCTCGGCGGCGGGATCGTGCCCCGGCTACCGGAGGGGTCACTGGCCTATGTGCTGGGCCTGATGGGAGGTGTCGGCGGCACGATCACGATGGCCGCCTACGGCTACTGGACCATGGCGAAGGGGTGGCGGACCCCGCGTTGGATCCCGTTCATGCGCACCGACAACGCGGTCGGCTACATCACCACCGGCATCTTCGTGGTGGCGATGCTGATCGTGGGATCCGAACTGCTGCTGGGGCAGGGCATGGCCGACGGTGACCGCGGCCTGCTCGAACTCGGGCAGCGACTGGCCGCGGATTACGGGCAGTGGGCGCGGCTGCCGTTCCTGGTCGGATTCCTGGCAGTGACGTTCACATCCCTGCTGGGCGTGTGGAACGGGGTGAGCCTGCTGTTCGCCGACTGGTGGCGTACTTGGTGGTCACGCGAGGAAACCGGTTCGGACCCCGGGAGCACGGTGGGGATGCGCAGTTGGCCGTTCCGCGGGTACGTGCTGTGGTTGACCGTGCCCCCGATGTCGTTGTTGTTCCTGGACAAGCCGTTCCAGCTCACCATCGCCTACGGGGTGCTGGGCGCGCTGTTCATGCCGTTCCTGGCCGGGACGCTGCTGGTGCTGCTGAACTCGGGGCGGATGCCCGCCGCCCACCGCTCGCGGTGGTTGTCCAACACGGTGTTGGCACTGTGCCTGGTGCTGTTCGTCGTGCTGGCCTTGGACAAGCTGATCGGCTACGTCTCCTGA